The DNA window CACACAGCCCTTGGAGTCCATATGAGGACACATACTGGGGATAGACCCTACGAATGTAAGGAGTGTGGGAAAACTTACGTGAAGTCTGAACATTTTAAACGCCACATGATCACCCACAGTACCgtgaaaccctatgaatgtaaccGGTGTGGCAGATCCTTCCGGGATTACACAAACCTGCGCGTCCATATGAGGACGCACACTGGGGAAAGACCCTATGAATGTCAGCAGTGTGGGAAGACCTTCAGATATCTTGGAAATCTGCGGGAACATACGACAACACACACGGGGGAGAGACCGTATGAATGTCAGCAGTGTGGGAAGACTTTCAGGTATAACTCATGCCTGCGAGAACACATGTGGAAGCACAGTGGAGAGAGACCCTATAAGTGTCAGCACTGTGAAAAAGCCTTCATTCGTCACCACACTCTTGTAGTACATACTGTGAGATGGCACACCGAGGGTGGACACTTGGAATGTAAGGAGTGTGGTGAAACTTTCAGAAAGCATCGAGCTTTCGAACGTCACATGGCCACACACGGTATCctgaaaccctatgaatgtaaggagTGTGGAAGAGCCTTCAGGTGCCACAGAGACGTACAGGTACATACGAGGACACACACTGGGGAAAGACCTTTCAAATGTGAGctgtgtgggaaagcctttaaGTCTCCTGCAAACCTTCGAGCACATATGAGGACACACACTGGTGAAAGCCCCCGCAAATGTCAGCAGTGTGGGAAAATCTTCTCGACTCCTGGACGCCTGCAAGTACATAGGAGGACACACACTGGGGAAAGACCCTGTAAATGTGAgcagtgtgggaaagccttcaccTCTCCTGGAAACCTACGAGCTCATATGAGGACACACAGTGGGGAAAGACCCTGTAAATGCCAgcagtgtgggaaagccttcaccTGTGCTGCGTCCTTGCGGGTACATATGAGGACACACACTAGGAAGAGACCCTATGAATGTCACCACTGTGGCAAAGCCTTCAGGAGTCCATCGCACCTGGAagcacacacacggacacacactgGGGAGAGACCTTTTAAGTGTACAGAGTGTCGGAAAGCGTTCAGTCAGCCTCAGTGTTTTCAAGATCATTTGAAAACGCACAACACAGTTAAATCCTATGAATGTAAGGAGTGTGGGAAAGCATACAAGTTTCCCTCATCCCTTCGAGGGCATATGAAGACACACACTGGGGAGAGAACCTCACTGGTCACGACTCCCTTCAGGAACACGTGAGGAATCACAGTGGACAGTGACCTTTTGTGAATCTGCGGTCTCTGGTAAGACGTTCCAGTATCACACAGAACTGCAAGTATCTGTGATGACACTCACTAGACGGGAATTGTGTGAATGTCTACGCTGTGGGAACGCCTTCAGGTGTCCCTCTAATCTTTGGGGATGCTTGTGAGAGTACAGTGATGTGAAACCCTGTGAAGTTAAGAACCATGGAAAAACCTTCCTCAATCTGGGAGTACAGACACTAAGGGAAAGCATTTAATCTCcctaaaatcatcttttaaatgaGAGCCAATATACTGGAGACAAACCCTAATGGACACAGTTTGGGGAACACTTCCTGTATAGAACGTCATGTATTTTGTTCACGACAATTGTGGCAGGAGAGAAATCATTTCATTGTTGCAAACATGGCTTTATTTTTGCAAGTGCCTCCTCCATGATAGAAATGCGAAGTGTCTAATTTCTAGTTCGTGTTTCTGATATGAACACTCATGGTGCTAAGTGTCCTTTGTCTTCTATGTCTGTACGACATGCACTTTGTTGTGTCAGACTTGAAGTAATCACCTGGTTATATAAAACACGGTTCTTTTCCATTACAATGTCATTTAAACTCACGTTGATAAGAATGTGTAtatgggaggggtgtgtgtgtacaactttaaataattttagaaaaaaacttgAAGTTCATATTCCCCAAACTTCCCAATCTATGATCATCACATGAGACTTTTTGATTGTTGaaagttcttttctgttctctgttgcTAATAACCGGAATTTCTTGACTCTGAATCGCCTCTATATTTTCTATCTTCATTATTGCAATACATGTTTTCACCTAAGCTCTCTCCTTTTATTGAGCAgttgttaaatttttatgttgttttcatcTCTTCTGAGAGTTATTTTTGGTGTCTTTGGTTGATTTTGTTCCATATATCACTTCTAAGAATGTGATTTTGACCATTGCTCAGGattgctggttttgttttgttttgctttgcttttcctgcGGTCAGTGATGGTGGTGGAAATATCAGTGAGGTGCATTCTTCTGGACCCCAGGAGCCAAAGTCTGGTGTGCCCAGTGCCAATAATACCCAGAACTCCGGCCAAAATACAGCATATCATAAATTTTAGGCAAGGGAGGCTCTTCAGTTTTATTGACATTGGATGTAACAACATTTCATGGTCTCCATAATATTCCACAGTCCTGAGGTACCCCAGTAGCATACCAGTTGGACTAGTATTTGTGGTTTTACTCTTGGCAAAAGGAGAGAGTGTAACTCACCCTGTTGGGTTGGACATCAAATGGGATAGTATTGCTGTCTCAGACCTTCAAAAGAATTTGCAGGTGCTTAGACGACTAGGTCGATGGATTTTTGAACTCTCAGTCTTGGCATTGTGGGTTAGATCCCCACAGTCTATGTAGAGATCATGTAAAATAAGTAGTCATCAAATAACATCTTAcaaagagaaaggattcccagaAGCACACCCAAGATAATGTTTACTAccttcatgctttttaaaattcctactaGTAAACTATGAAAACAATCTTTCTTCCTTAGAAGGGTAACATGTAAAATGCCACCAGGATGCAAAACATGATGTGTCTGCATTAAGGATGAGGGGTTTTGTCTGGATCCCGTTGTGGTTTGGTTCCACGATCAGATATCCTATGTGTTT is part of the Mustela nigripes isolate SB6536 chromosome 2, MUSNIG.SB6536, whole genome shotgun sequence genome and encodes:
- the LOC132010757 gene encoding zinc finger protein 709-like, with amino-acid sequence MRTHTGDRPYECKECGKTYVKSEHFKRHMITHSTVKPYECNRCGRSFRDYTNLRVHMRTHTGERPYECQQCGKTFRYLGNLREHTTTHTGERPYECQQCGKTFRYNSCLREHMWKHSGERPYKCQHCEKAFIRHHTLVVHTVRWHTEGGHLECKECGETFRKHRAFERHMATHGILKPYECKECGRAFRCHRDVQVHTRTHTGERPFKCELCGKAFKSPANLRAHMRTHTGESPRKCQQCGKIFSTPGRLQVHRRTHTGERPCKCEQCGKAFTSPGNLRAHMRTHSGERPCKCQQCGKAFTCAASLRVHMRTHTRKRPYECHHCGKAFRSPSHLEAHTRTHTGERPFKCTECRKAFSQPQCFQDHLKTHNTVKSYECKECGKAYKFPSSLRGHMKTHTGERTSLVTTPFRNT